TCTGGACCCAGCCCGCGTCGTACTGCGACAGCTCACGCACCCAGCCCGCCGGGGTCACGGTGGGGTGCAGGTGCATGTGGCCCGTCTCCAACCCCTCGCGCGACCAGTTGGGGAACCACTCGTGGAACTGCGCCCCGTAGAAGTGGACGTGGATGCCCGCCGCCGCGATCTCCTCCCACGGCACCAGGCCGATGGGCCGCCCCGCGCAGACGGTGTGAATCTGCCCGTCGCGCCCCGAGAGCTTGGGCGCCCACTCGTCCGTCATCCACACCCGGCTGGGCAGGTCGCCGTCGAGGAGGAGGGTGGGCTTGTCCCCGAGGCGGCCCCCGGTGGCGAGCCGGAACCAGTCGCGGTTTTCCGGGCTGATGAACACGTGCCCGTCCGCCCGCTCCAGCACCTCGACCAGGGTGGGCCACAGGCCGTGCTCCAGGCAGATGAAGGGCCCTTCCTTGAAGTGGAAGACGGCGGGAATGTCGGGCAGGGCGCTCAAGATCTGGTGGATAAAGGCGAGGTCCTGCCAGTTGAGGAGCGCGTAGATCACGTCGGGCCGGGCGGCCCAGACCCGCTCGCGCCAGGCGTCGCCCAGGGGCAGCGTCTCGATGTGCCCGAAGGGAAAAGGCCCCGCCGAGTCCCAGGTCTCGGTCTTCGGGAGCCACAGGGCCGAGAGCCGGTGCCCCAGCGCCTCCAGGGCCGTGATCCGCTCGGGATTGAAGCCCAGCGAGCCCACGAGGAGGACGTGCAGGCCGTCCCGGGCGGGGCGGGGGCGCGGCGCGGCGAAGGGGCCGTAGCGTTCCCGCTCGTCCGTGCGCATTCCGCGCGAGGGCTGGAAGTTGAGCCACACGTCCTCCCCCACCCCGTAGTGCGCCCGGTAGCGTGACAGCCCGCCCACAAAGCCCGCGATGATCTTGTGCCGCTGGTCGGGGTGGTCCACCCACTCGCAGGTGAGTTCCCCGGCGTAGGCGAAGCGCGCCCCGTGGTCGAGCAGGCCCCGCCAGAAGTTCAGCTCCAGCCGGTCCGAAACCTCCGCCTCGCGGGGGACCCAGCGCACGGCGTCCTGACGGCGGTGCATGACCTGGACCAGGGCCAGGGGGTTGCCGCTCGGCACCCGCTCGCCCCGCTTCGCCGCCGGGGGGGAGGCGATCACCTCCGCCTCGCGGCCTACGGCCTCCTCACCGCGCAGGGTGGGGCCGTAATTCCAGTACGCCCAGCGCACTCCCCCGTAGGCGAGGTCCACCTCGGGCCGGGCGTCCAGCAGGTCGGCGAGGGTCCCGAGGTGGTCGGGGTAGTACACGTCGTCGGACGGCAGGTAGGCGAGGTAGGGGCCCCGCGCCTCCCGGGTGGCGACGTTCAGGGCGTGCCCCAAGCCGCGGTTGCGCTCAAAGCGGATGAGCCGCACCCGGGGATCGGCCAAGTAGGGCGCGAGCACGTCGGTGGTCTCGTCCGGCGAGCCGTCGTCCAGCACGATGAGTTCCCAGTCGGTCAGCGTCTGGGCGAGGAGGCTCTCGAGGGCGCGCGGCAGGAAGGCCGCCTGCTTGAAGGTGGGCATCAGGACGGAGACCCGGGGCGCGGGGGGCTCAGCGCGCGGCATCGGGCGCTCCGGGACGGGAAGGGGGAACGTTCACCGGGCCAGCATGGCCCAGGAGGGCATTCATCGTCCAGGGCGACTTCGGCGGGCACGCGCCGACGTACACTCGGGCCGGAGGCGATCCATGCGTAACCATCCCGTTCGTCGCCCGCTCGCCGGACTCCTCCTCGCCGCCGGGCTCGCCGTGGCGGGGGGGCTGGCCCTTCAGAAAGACCGCGCTCCCGGAACCGGCCAGTGGTCCACCCGCGCCCCCATTCCCCTGG
This region of Deinococcus aerius genomic DNA includes:
- a CDS encoding glycosyltransferase; translation: MPRAEPPAPRVSVLMPTFKQAAFLPRALESLLAQTLTDWELIVLDDGSPDETTDVLAPYLADPRVRLIRFERNRGLGHALNVATREARGPYLAYLPSDDVYYPDHLGTLADLLDARPEVDLAYGGVRWAYWNYGPTLRGEEAVGREAEVIASPPAAKRGERVPSGNPLALVQVMHRRQDAVRWVPREAEVSDRLELNFWRGLLDHGARFAYAGELTCEWVDHPDQRHKIIAGFVGGLSRYRAHYGVGEDVWLNFQPSRGMRTDERERYGPFAAPRPRPARDGLHVLLVGSLGFNPERITALEALGHRLSALWLPKTETWDSAGPFPFGHIETLPLGDAWRERVWAARPDVIYALLNWQDLAFIHQILSALPDIPAVFHFKEGPFICLEHGLWPTLVEVLERADGHVFISPENRDWFRLATGGRLGDKPTLLLDGDLPSRVWMTDEWAPKLSGRDGQIHTVCAGRPIGLVPWEEIAAAGIHVHFYGAQFHEWFPNWSREGLETGHMHLHPTVTPAGWVRELSQYDAGWVQIFDSRNGGDLRRANWDDLNLPARLGTYAAAGLPWIMRDNRHSLVAMQTLAQRHDFGLFFRDFADAAAQLRDRPRLAQLTANARAAREDFAFETHAPALIALFRQVILRRQQDAGVPLPSD